In the genome of Arachis hypogaea cultivar Tifrunner chromosome 9, arahy.Tifrunner.gnm2.J5K5, whole genome shotgun sequence, the window TTTGACTACAAAATGACTTGATCAtataacaccaatgaaaaaaataatagttataaaCTGAAATGGTGGACATTCACATCCAAATCAATAAAATAAAGTACATCAAGTTTAACTGTGCACTATGATTTAAAGGTGGTATACTCTTCAGTTTTCACCTTTTAATTCAAACCTAGATTATACTCTACTATGTATTAATTCTAACTAGCTTTTTCATTCAATGTTTACTTCAGGTGCCCATTACGTAAAAGGAAAATTACAGGTTGACAGGTTCAACTATTCGGTcgtagaaaaattaggattttctTCTGTAAATGTTATACAACCAGAAGATCTTCGGTAAAGCCTGACTAAAATTACGAGATTACCGGATGAAATAAGTGGTCAGATCTACTGATATTTTGTTTGAAACATCAACATCCAAAAATTTATTATACTCCTCATTCATAAGCTCTATCCCCTTTAAGAAACTTCTCATATCAAATCGAATTAGTTCTTAAAAATAAGGATAAGAATTAAATATTGGTGGCTACATCAAGAAATCTGATCTTCGATTGAAAAGGAGAACAAAAGTGAAAATATACCCCAAATGATTACTCGAGCAATAAATATTACAAAATCCCAAGCCAAATCGCCGTACAAAATTATGAAGAAATGCGTCATGAGTTGTGAGATTTTAAGACAACAATGTTCCGCTACTGACAATGGAAGTAATATTTAATTTCCTCTCTAATTTCCCAAATATACAGCCTAATTGTAATGAAGTATATGATACACTAAAAAATAGAACCAGAATCGGCAGGACTAGGTGGCATGGCAACATAACAGTAAAAACAGCTAGTTGTCAAAATGGGAGTCAGAAATGGCAACTACAGAAACGATTCATCACCAGAAAGACAAAATTTCGATTTTCATACCGCCCCAAACAATTTAAATTATGTCGATGGGGTTTCATACTCTTCCTTAGCCTCGGTACCATTAACGAGGACTGCACCATCGGTAGAATCTGCATCCACTACAACTTCCTCTTGGCTTCCTTCCTCTGCATTTTGTTCCTCTGTATATTCCTCTTCGTTTTGTTCGGCCAACTGCAACATAAGCACATAGAATAACGTCAACCTATTTTAATTCCGTAGAAGCAAAATAAAATTGAGAGCATTATGATAAACCTACCTCATGGTAGGATTCCCCATTCTCTAGAGGCTGTTCCTCTTCTTCGATCTGCATGTTTCTGAAAGCTTCAACAAGAGGTATGTGTGATTTATCAGCATGGTTGATGTACTCCTCTGCAGGAGGATAAACGCCCctgaaaaagaataataaaagtaGTTCAGGGAAAGAGATTCGTTGGGATATTTAACACACGATATAACTATCAAAGCTGCAGGAAAGTATATATTTCCCACTCCGACCTTTTTTCTGCTGCTTTGGATTCAACAGCAAGTGCAACTTGCCAATCGTCAAACAAATTAGGATACTCTTCAGGATCAGCCAATGATTCCGCAGCTTTTGGACTAACCTATTCATATTAACAAATAAACAACGTAATAAATATGACAGTTCCATTATTGAGAAATAAAAGTACACGATATATCTGAAAAAGAAATTACCTTGTTCAGATCTTTTCGCCAAATTGCCACTATCTCTGACACCTTGCTTGGGAGATAAGATCGAGCCATTAAAGCAGCCTCAGGAATCCGGTTGCTGCAAAAAGCATAACTTTGATCATCAATCCACTCTAATAAACAATGAATAAGAGTAGTGTAGAATATTACCTTTCTATCAACAGTTGAAGGCAATCTTCAAGTTTACCCAGTGTAAATAAGCAAAGGAATGCAACATTGTTCTTCCCTTGCTCTTTAGCAAGAGTTGCAAGTTTTGAAATTCCTTCAGCATCTCCTAAAGAAGAATATAGCAGCAATAACCCACTCAAATCCATTGCATGCTTTAGACACTCCTCAGCCATTTCTAACTGCAAGAATGGATGACATAGTGAGATGTAATGGAAATGGATAACATAGTGAGATGTAATGGAACAGAAGGGTGACGAAGAATGATCAACATCAAAGCCCCTAGATCATTACTGACAGTGACtaacaataaatatttaaaatcctACTATGATCAGCATCTATAAAGAAAAACACCTTTCCAGTAGACATGGCTAATTCTCCCAACTGCTTCCATTTAGACTCACTCTGCACTTCCGTGGCAATGCTCTGATCGGAGAGGAGAAAAAAGGATGAGTAGTTCTCATAATTTAAAGTGTGAAACAAGAAAGTAATCAGTAAGTTACATTATAAAACTTTTATAAGTCAAAGGCTATCTCCTTTTTCAGGCACATGAAAATTTTTTAACTTACCTTTGCAACCTCTAATCTCCCAAGCTGCATGGCTAGATCAAACCTATAGTCAGGGTCAGTAGCTACTTCAAGAGCATCCTCTATCATGCCTCGTGATTCCAGGAATCGAGCCACACTACCATAAAAACAAGTGTATAATTTTAACTAGGACCATATATGACATCTTAGAACCAAGCTTTAGAACTGAACTCCTAATTTAGAAAGTAGAACAATACTCCCTCTATATTAAGAAGAGGGGTAAAACCGCAAAATATGAGACTATACACTTGTATCATGAAAGAACATcaagcaataacaataacaataattcaGTGTTAAGAATACCATAACAAAGTGGGCAAGAAGTGATGTGCTATTAATGAGCTAGTACCTGTTGTGATGCTCTTTAGGAATGGATGGTAGAACTTCATTGGCCCTATCAAAGTCACCACGCATCACAAGAGTCTTGTACTCAATCAAGCTCAAAAGTAGTGTGTATCCCATTACACTGAAACCATCAAGAACAGAAATATAATCAAGCACTGCACTACATTATTAGCGTAATATGTGATATCAAATGATACAAACACTGCACTTACTTGAACTCTTTGTCTATCAAGTAAACCTTACTTTGGCTGGCAAGATATCCCAACAAGTACATAGGACGGTCCAAATGAGACATTGTAGTCACCTAAATTCATAATGGTATTTATCAAGAAGCCTTAACTGAGCCAAGTAGTAAAATAAATCCTTTTCTCCGCAACGAATAAACTTATCAAGACGTAGAGGTGATAACAAGGAGTTCAATAAACATGAGAATTAGAAGTTTTTTCAAATTGAACCAACTAGGAGAAATTGGCAATACCTCTCCACCAACACAATAGTTAAGCCTCCAAGAAGAATTGTTGTAGATAAAACAATCCCCAACCCAGATCCCTGTTCTCACACGCTCATTCATTTCATGGAGGAGCTCAAAGGCATCTTCAACACCTTGCTCATCAACGGCCGTTTTACTGTCAAGATATGATGCAACAACATCACGCTGCAAAAGTGgaagttaaaatttttattgtgtCTCACTAGCAAATCGCAACCCAATAAAATTTCCCCCCTTTTTTGTGTGTTCAGATAAAATCAACTGTAGATAAAAAGGATAAAGTTAATTAGAACCCTCACGTTGTACTTCAAGATGTAGAATGATGTGTCACTTGCAATCACCACTAGATCACCACTATCAGCCCAATAGAGGTTCtggcacaaaaaatattttaaaagattagCGACGACTTAGATAGCAATGAACAGAAAACTACACATCACCTCATGAAAGCACTTACTTTCACATTAACATCAATCCGACGAATCAACCTGCATTCAGCCCAATCATAAAAGCAAATGAAATCATTTGAGCACATTGCCAGTACAGTGCCACCAAATATTCGTTCAGCTGAAAATGTTGGCCGGATACTCTTCTTTTCCTGAAAGAAAACATAATTCTCACTACAATCAAATTCCCCTGGAGAATAATTATTTCACTTCAAAATATAGTGCCCACGTCAAAGCATTGCAAGCACTTAGCTCCTTGTCAAACAAGGATTTTATTGAGGTAAATTTCCATAGGTAgataatttttagatttattaaaattatatttcggATGGAAACAATGTTGTTTTATAATGCTTAAATTAAATTTtacccaaaaaaaatatttcttaacttataaataattagattttaatattaatttgtcTTTAACTTAacccataaataaaaaatactaaatttggTAATTATCCATGCAAAAGTAAATTTTTTCATTCATACTTTCCAAACtacatatatgatatataatacCAGTTTCCCGGGTTCAAGCCCAATGAATGTGTCGGTTGTCATTATCATTTTCTCTGTTTCTCATTTTATTATTGTAGGATATAGGTTTTCATCATCACTTTTGTCAATGGAAAGAGTATCAAATGAATATAGAAGTTCAAAATGAATTAGAAACCTGGAAATTCTTGCTGAAAATCTTAATTTTTGATGTACTTTCTCTCACAGCATACTCCCCATCCGAAGACCAGACGAATTCCAATGCCGAGCCAAACGATCTATTTCTCCATGCCAAAGCAGTGTATATAATATACTCACCATCTccacaaacaacaacaaatcgACCATTTGGATTGTGTTTCAAGCTCTGAATACCAAACATAATCAGAGCACTAGTCAATCACCAGGTGCTAATATGCATGAAGAAACATACAAGTTGTAATAATTGAAAACATAATTCTAGTTACAGTTCCCACTTCCGAACGACCTACTAACTAGTTGCCAATGTTTTTTACTTCAAAAACTAGCATAACACAACATATAAATATTCATCTATACTGGGAAGAGATACAGCATATCCAGGGAAGAAAAGCTAGGGAGATCATGACAACACTAACCCAACGGAGAAATAACAAACTTTTTGCATACAAATACTGAAACAAAGTTCAGCCAGGGATCAAGAGAAATATATGAATATAAGGTATCACCAGAGCAATAACGAAGCAAGATCAGGATGAAGACATTCCAAAAAATCTGATTTCCTAACAACAgtaagttgtttttttttttctgctttgcAAACCAGAAACTTTAGGGCACTAATTAaggaaccgaaaaaaaaaaagagtgagagATAAGATTTTAAGTTTAACATACTTTCCATTATTTTTTCCTTAACCAATATTTTTGGGAAAcaaattagaaaaacaaaaacaaacacaaacgaacaaagattattttaaaaaaaatcataatataaaatatacct includes:
- the LOC112709843 gene encoding coatomer subunit beta'-2; this encodes MPLRLEIKRKLAQRSERVKSVDLHPTEPWILASLYSGTVCIWNYQSQTMAKSFEVAELPVRSAKFIARKQWVVAGADDMHIRVYNYNTMDKVKIFEAHTDYIRCVAVHPNLPYVLSSSDDMLIKLWDWDKGWVCTQVFEGHSHYVMQVTFNPKDTNTFASASLDRTIKIWNLGSPDPNFTLDAHQKGVNCVDYFTGGDKPYLITGSDDHTAKVWDYQTKSCVQTLEGHTHNVSAVCFHPELPIIITGSEDGTVRIWHSTTYRLENTLNYGLERVWAIGYLKGSRRVVIGYDEGTIMVKLGREEPVASMDNSGKIIWAKHNEIQTVNIRSVGADTQIADGERLPLAVKELGTCDLYPQSLKHNPNGRFVVVCGDGEYIIYTALAWRNRSFGSALEFVWSSDGEYAVRESTSKIKIFSKNFQEKKSIRPTFSAERIFGGTVLAMCSNDFICFYDWAECRLIRRIDVNVKNLYWADSGDLVVIASDTSFYILKYNRDVVASYLDSKTAVDEQGVEDAFELLHEMNERVRTGIWVGDCFIYNNSSWRLNYCVGGEVTTMSHLDRPMYLLGYLASQSKVYLIDKEFNVMGYTLLLSLIEYKTLVMRGDFDRANEVLPSIPKEHHNSVARFLESRGMIEDALEVATDPDYRFDLAMQLGRLEVAKSIATEVQSESKWKQLGELAMSTGKLEMAEECLKHAMDLSGLLLLYSSLGDAEGISKLATLAKEQGKNNVAFLCLFTLGKLEDCLQLLIESNRIPEAALMARSYLPSKVSEIVAIWRKDLNKVSPKAAESLADPEEYPNLFDDWQVALAVESKAAEKRGVYPPAEEYINHADKSHIPLVEAFRNMQIEEEEQPLENGESYHELAEQNEEEYTEEQNAEEGSQEEVVVDADSTDGAVLVNGTEAKEEYETPST